The proteins below come from a single Panicum hallii strain FIL2 chromosome 7, PHallii_v3.1, whole genome shotgun sequence genomic window:
- the LOC112901718 gene encoding protein disulfide isomerase pTAC5, chloroplastic, with product MITAAGAATAFPFVSSFHRPRLRPCPRRAAAFLPARAGGSSPSWEEREEARWLREEQRWQREEQRWLREESRWRAEREALLAEVAALRLRLRALEGTHPHLADAVDAVATPAPPAAVPAPQPRPALVEEVEVEVRKEVVVVEEKKAAAKAEAGSGAGAGKSRRTLRTGAEGEDVRAMQEALQKLGFYSGEEDMEYSSFSSGTERAVRTWQATVGTSEDGVMTSELLERLFSGKTGDDGKTKDGTNGAAVPTVTGIAEVRQTVVTGNGVSGVGVSENRVFLLGENRWEDPSRLTQKKKPGSTDTAASAKTCISCRGEGRLMCLECDGTGEPNIEPQFLEWVGEDTKCPYCEGLGSILCDVCDGKKVMAN from the exons ATGATCACCGCCGCAGGCGCGGCAACTGCCTTCCCGTTCGTCTCCTCCTTCCACCGCCCGCGCCTGCGTCcctgcccgcgccgcgccgcggcctTCCTTCCGGCCCGCGCCGGCGGCTCGTCCCCGTCCTGGGAGGAGCGCGAGGAGGCGCGGTGGCTCCGCGAGGAGCAGCGCTGGCAGCGGGAGGAGCAGCGCTGGCTACGCGAGGAGTCCCGCTGGCGCGCCGAGCGCGAGGCCCTGCTCGCCGAGGTCGCCGCGCTGCGGCTCCGCCTCCGCGCGCTCGAGGGGACTCACCCCCACCTCGCGGACGCCGTCGACGCCGTGGCcacgcccgcgcccccggccgcggTGCCCGCGCCGCAGCCCAGGCCGGCGCTCGTCGAGGAGGTCGAGGTCGAGGTGAGGAAGGAGGTAGTGGTGGTCGAGGAGAAGAAGGCGGCGGCCAAGGCCGAGGCGGggagcggcgccggcgccggcaagAGCAGGAGGACGCTGAGGACGGGGGCCGAGGGCGAGGACGTGCGCGCGATGCAG GAAGCTCTGCAAAAGCTCGGTTTTTACTCGGGCGAGGAAGACATGGAGTACTCCAGCTTCTCATCTGGCACGGAGCGAGCTGTCAGGACATGGCAG GCAACGGTAGGGACTTCAGAGGACGGAGTGATGACTTCGGAGCTACTTGAGAGGCTATTCTCAGGCAAGACTGGGGACGATGGGAAAACTAAA GATGGCACAAACGGAGCAGCTGTTCCTACTGTAACAGGAATCGCGGAGGTTAGACAGACTGTGGTTACTGGAAATGGTGTCTCAGGGGTAGGGGTTTCGGAGAACAGAGTGTTTCTTCTTGGTGAAAACAGGTGGGAGGACCCATCCAGGCTGACACAGAAGAAAAAACCAGGCAGCACCGATACTGCTGCGTCAGCTAAGACATGCATCTCCTGTAGAGGTGAAGGCCGCCTCATGTGCTTAG AATGTGATGGGACAGGAGAGCCAAACATCGAACCACAG TTTCTGGAGTGGGTTGGTGAAGATACGAAGTGCCCATACTGTGAAGGCCTTGGCTCCATTTTATGTGATGTTTGTGATGGGAAGAAAGTAATGGCAAATTAA
- the LOC112899608 gene encoding pentatricopeptide repeat-containing protein At3g09040, mitochondrial: MRSASAALLRAVPKPRPERPPLRSSPASAGDPDPEAYYASLLASLARDRHARHPFDASPHRAHPARACGVVHARVLRLGLPLRGRLGDALVDLYCRSDRTGDAWRALGCCLGAQAASSVLSCHARSGSPHDVLDAFRAIRCSVGSRPDQFGLAVVLSACSRLGVLGHGRQVHCDLVKCGFCSSAFCGAALVDMYAKCGQVANARRVFDGIACPDVICWTSMIAGYHRVGRYQQALALFSRMVKMGSALDQVTCATIISTLASMGRLEDARTLLKKIDMPSTVAWNAVISSYVQGGLENEVFGLYKDMRRHGLRPTRSTFASVLSAAANMAAFDEGQQVHAAAVRHGLDANVFVGSSLINLYLKHGCISDAKKVFEFSTGKNNVMWNAMLYGFIQNELQEETIKMFQYMRRDDLEADDFTFVSVLGACINLDSLDLGRQVHCITIKNCMDADLFVANATLHMYSKLGAIDVAKELFSLIPYKDSVSWNALIVGLAQNEGEEEAVYMLKRMKLCGIAPDEVSLATAINACSNIRATETGKQIHCASIKYNVCSNHAVGSSLIDLYSKRGDIESSRKVLAQVDASSIVPRNAFITGLVQNNREDEAIELFHQVLKDGFRPSSFTFTSILSGCTGLINSIIGKQVHCYTLKSGLLNQDTSLGISLVGIYLKCKLLEDANRLLKEVSDHKNLVEWTAIISGYAQNGYSDQSLVMFWRMRGYDVRSDEATFASVLKACSEIAALADGKEIHGLIIKSGFVSYETAASALIDMYAKCGDVVSSFEIFKELKNKQDIMPWNSMIVGFAKNGYANEALLLFQKMRESQLKPDEVTFLGVLIACCHAGLISEGRNFFDSMSQDYGLMPRVDHYACLIDLLGRGGHLQEAQEVIDHLPFRADGVIWATYLAACRIHKDEKRGKVAAEKLVELEPQRSSTYVFLSSLHAAAGNWVEAKVARETMREKGVTKFPGCSWITVGNKTSLFVVQDTHHPDTLSIYEMLGNLTGMIKDDIIEEYDQLNLSGMLA, from the coding sequence ATGCGTTCCGCTTCCGCAGCGCTCCTCCGCGCCGTGCCCAAGCCGAGACCCGAGCGTCCGCCCCTCCGCTCCTCCCCCGCCTCCGCGGGCGACCCCGACCCCGAGGCCTACTACGCCAGCCTCCTCGCGTCCCTCGCCCGAGATCGCCACGCCCGCCACCCGTTcgacgcgagtcctcaccgagcCCACCCGGCGCGGGCGTGCGGGGTCGTGCACGCGCGGGTCCTGCGCCTCGGGCTGCCGCTCCGGGGCCGCCTCGGCGACGCGCTCGTCGACCTTTACTGCAGGTCCGACCGCACGGGCGACGCCTGGCGCGCGCTAGGATGCTGCctcggcgcgcaggcggcgagcTCGGTGCTGTCCTGCCACGCACGGTCGGGGTCTCCGCATGACGTCCTCGACGCGTTCCGCGCCATCAGGTGCTCCGTCGGCAGCCGGCCGGACCAGTTTGGCCTCGCGGTGGTCCTATCCGCGTGCTCCCGGCTGGGCGTTCTCGGCCATGGCAGGCAGGTGCACTGCGATTTGGTCAAGTGCGGGTTCTGCTCCAGCGCCTTCTGCGGAGCGGCGTTGGTGGACATGTACGCAAAATGCGGCCAGGTCGCCAATGCTCGGAGGGTGTTCGACGGGATCGCCTGCCCCGACGTGATATGCTGGACGAGCATGATTGCAGGATACCACCGGGTTGGACGCTACCAGCAAGCGCTGGCTTTGTTTTCTAGGATGGTGAAGATGGGCTCTGCCCTGGACCAGGTAACGTGCGCTACCATCATTTCCACTCTTGCAAGCATGGGCAGACTGGAGGACGCACGGACTTTGCTGAAGAAGATAGATATGCCAAGTACAGTTGCTTGGAATGCTGTCATCTCAAGTTATGTGCAAGGTGGACTTGAGAATGAAGTGTTTGGCCTGTATAAGGATATGAGGAGACATGGATTGAGGCCAACTAGGTCCACTTTTGCGAGCGTGCTAAGCGCAGCAGCCAACATGGCAGCGTTTGATGAAGGCCAGCAGGTACATGCAGCGGCAGTAAGGCATGGTTTGGATGCAAATGTTTTTGTGGGCAGTTCTCTGATCAACCTGTATTTGAAACATGGCTGCATATCTGATGCAAAGAAGGTGTTTGAATTCTCCACTGGAAAGAACAATGTCATGTGGAATGCGATGCTTTATGGGTTTATTCAAAATGAGCTGCAAGAAGAGACCATTAAAATGTTTCAGTATATGAGGAGGGATGACCTTGAGGCTGATGATTTTACATTTGTGAGTGTCCTTGGTGCATGCATTAACTTGGATTCCCTTGACTTAGGAAGGCAGGTACACTGTATAACAATCAAGAACTGCATGGATGCAGACTTGTTTGTTGCTAATGCAACACTACATATGTACTCAAAACTTGGAGCAATTGACGTTGCAAAAGAACTGTTCAGTCTCATTCCATACAAGGACAGTGTATCCTGGAATGCTCTTATAGTTGGACTTGCACAGAatgagggagaggaggaagcaGTCTATATGCTCAAAAGGATGAAGCTCTGTGGCATAGCACCAGATGAGGTGTCTTTGGCTACTGCAATTAATGCCTGTTCCAATATTCGAGCTACCGAGACCGGAAAGCAGATTCATTGCGCATCCATCAAGTATAATGTCTGTTCAAATCACGCTGTTGGCAGCTCTCTGATTGACTTATACTCCAAGCGTGGAGATATAGAATCATCTAGAAAGGTTTTGGCACAGGTAGATGCAAGCAGCATAGTCCCAAGAAATGCGTTTATTACAGGTCTTGTGCAGAACAATAGAGAAGATGAAGCTATAGAGTTGTTCCATCAAGTGCTAAAAGATGGTTTCAGACCCTCTAGCTTTACATTTACAAGCATTCTTTCTGGGTGTACTGGCCTTATCAATTCAATTATCGGCAAACAAGTCCATTGTTACACACTGAAATCTGGTCTTTTGAATCAGGATACTTCCCTTGGCATCTCTCTTGTTGGTATATATTTGAAGTGCAAATTGCTTGAGGATGCAAACAGACTCCTAAAGGAGGTGTCAGATCACAAAAACCTGGTTGAATGGACAGCTATCATCTCAGGGTATGCTCAAAATGGTTACAGCGATCAATCGTTGGTGATGTTTTGGAGAATGCGCGGTTATGATGTTCGTTCAGATGAGGCCACATTCGCAAGTGTTCTGAAAGCTTGCTCTGAGATAGCAGCTCTTGCAGATGGAAAAGAGATACATGGCCTCATCATAAAATCTGGATTTGTTTCTTATGAAACTGCCGCCAGTGCCCTCATAGACATGTATGCCAAGTGTGGGGATGTAGTCTCCTCTTTCGAAATCTTCAAGGAGTTGAAAAACAAGCAAGATATCATGCCATGGAACTCCATGATTGTTGGTTTTGCAAAAAATGGTTATGCTAACGAGGCACTTCTTCTCTTCCAGAAGATGCGAGAGTCACAACTAAAGCCTGACGAAGTTACATTCCTTGGTGTTCTAATTGCTTGTTGCCATGCTGGTTTAATTTCTGAAGGCCGTAATTTCTTTGATTCTATGAGCCAAGATTATGGGCTAATGCCCAGAGTAGATCATTATGCATGTCTCATCGATCTTCTTGGACGTGGTGGTCATCTTCAAGAGGCTCAAGAAGTTATTGACCATTTACCCTTCAGAGCTGATGGTGTGATCTGGGCTACATATCTTGCAGCATGTCGAATACACAAGGATGAGAAGAGAGGAAAAGTTGCAGCAGAGAAACTTGTTGAGTTGGAACCACAAAGGTCATCCACATATGTGTTCCTTTCAAGCTTGCATGCTGCGGCTGGCAACTGGGTTGAAGCTAAGGTAGCCAGAGAAACAATGCGAGAAAAAGGAGTGACAAAATTTCCAGGATGTAGTTGGATCACTGTGGGAAACAAAACAAGCTTATTTGTTGTACAGGACACACATCACCCAGACACTCTGAGCATCTACGAAATGCTTGGCAATCTAACTGGAATGATTAAAGATGACATAATTGAGGAATATGATCAGCTTAATTTGTCTGGAATGCTTGCTTGA